The following coding sequences lie in one Arachis hypogaea cultivar Tifrunner chromosome 9, arahy.Tifrunner.gnm2.J5K5, whole genome shotgun sequence genomic window:
- the LOC112709575 gene encoding uncharacterized protein has protein sequence MFLKSIDASDYVKTSEKLFELLDDVVEKIGEHNVVQVVTDNWSNYVLAAMLRHFTNGKELVRHVVTRFATSFLSLKRLYEEKENLRRMFTSDEWAKNKLSNEAKGREATTIVIMPSFWNHVKYTLKIIGPLVRVLRLVDGEKKPPMRYIYEAMEKAKECVVKTFLNDESKLVPSQAVQQKILEEQALYKAGYGLFGSDFAKSQKKKISLAFWWRTYGHEAPNMQDLAIKILSLTCSASRCEHNWSIFEHIHTKKRNRLDHERMEILVFIKYNQQLIERYNLKDEVNPIALNDIDECNEWLVGEIRTTTFRDDSVDDDADLVHQDQDDNTLS, from the exons ATGTTTTTGAAGTCTATTGATGCTTCTGATTATGTGAAGACTAGTGAGAAATTATTTGAGCTTCTTGATGATGTTGTCGAGAAAATTGGTGAGCACAACGTTGTTCAAGTTGTAACTGATAATTGGAGTAATTATGTTCTTGCCG CAATGTTGAGACACTTCACAAATGGCAAGGAGTTGGTAAGGCATGTAGTCACCCGATTTGCCACTTCATTTCTCTCTTTGAAAAGGCTTTATGAGGAGAAAGAAAATTTGAGGAGAATGTTCACCTCAGATGAATGGGCAAAGAATAAGTTGTCAAATGAGGCGAAGGGGAGGGAGGCAACAACGATTGTTATCATGCCCTCTTTTTGGAATCATGTCAAGTACACCCTTAAGATCATCGGCCCTCTTGTTCGGGTACTTAGACTTGTTGATGGAGAGAAGAAGCCACCAATGAGATATATTTATGAAGCAATGGAGAAGGCAAAGGAATGTGTCGTGAAAACATTTCTTAATGATGAGAGCAA ATTGGTGCCAAGTCAAGCTGTGCAACAGAAGATATTGGAGGAGCAAGCACTATACAAGGCCGGCTATGGACTTTTTGGATCAGATTTTGCAAAAtctcaaaagaaaaagatttcactCG caTTTTGGTGGCGAACATATGGGCATGAAGCTCCAAACATGCAAGACCTTGCTATCAAGATTTTGAGCTTGACTTGTAGTGCTTCTAGATGTGAGCACAATTGGAGTATATTTGAGCACATTCATACTAAGAaaagaaataggcttgatcatGAAAGGATGgagattttggtcttcataaagTATAACCAACAACTCATCGAGAGGTACAACCTTAAAGATGAAGTTAATCCTATTGCACTCAATGATATTGATGAGTGTAATGAGTGGTTAGTGGGAGAAATTAGGACTACCACCTTTCGAGATGATAGTGTGGATGATGATGCTGATTTGGTTCATCAAGATCAAGATGACAATACTTTGAGTTAA